AAGGTGAGCAGGATGGTGCGTCAGATTTGGTCTTCCCGGGGCGAGAACATTGTCAAATAGACAAGACGAGCCCCGGGAAGGACGAAGATGACGTGACAGACTGCACAGATTCACCGAGAAAGCGTGAGAAATGCGGGTTAGACCATTTGAATCAAAAATAAGGGTTTTAAATATGGCGGCAGTTGCGAGTGATACCATTGGATTTAAGACACACTTCACAAATTTAAAAGGGGATGAAATCCCGGGTGAAATTTACTGTGAAATAAATAAGGCTGCATTGCCCAGTGGCTATCAAATGACGGCACAAGCACTGGATCGCGTTGTAGGAACATTGTTTTGTTATGAAGACCGAAGGGCTGAGGAGCTTTTTGTTACAGAGCTTGAAAATTTTACTAAAGATGAAGCGGATTGCCTGAAAGGGGTTGGGACGGCTTTAATTGATGGGGCGGTTATGTTAAGCTGTACTCTCGGCTGTCAGGGGAGAGTTTCACTTTACTCTAAGGAGAAGGCGGTTGGGTTTTATGCGAAATTAGGTTTTTTGTTTGAATGCCGTTCAATATGGCAGCCCAAATATCATGAATTGAAACCTCTTTTAAACAACTTAAAAATGAAGGGGTTTTTATCAGCTAAGGATGAAGATCTATCTGATTTTCTTTGGAGGACTGTTGATAAGGTGCGCTCTATTGCTTCTAAAGAATTGCATACACCATCAGAGAAAGTGACAAATAGTGACTTGCGCCAATGGATCAATGATATGGAAACCAAAGGTTCTGAGCCTCGAATCAACCGCAATGCAAAAATTATCGAGATTTTGAGGTCTAAGGTCAAAGATTTTTCTGTTTTGACGGACGGTTCAATGACCTTAACTGATGAAGGGATTGCGAGGGCAATGGGTCGTTTTGATTGTTATGAAAGGATTGAGCCGATGAAAACTAAAGGAAGCCCTTGAGTTTTTTCATAATCAATCTTGAGGTATGAGCCGTGATCAAATGTTTCAATAATGACGGGGTGACGGTAGAGAGGATCTTCTATCTTTTTAAGCTCAAAAGGCAGTTTAAGATGAAAGCTTGTATGAGGGAGTTTTTTGATTGAGCTAAAGAAGCGAAAGGCAATACAAATAATGACTCGATCATCTTTTTGTCGCATAAAAGCAATGACGTGCTGATG
This sequence is a window from Simkaniaceae bacterium. Protein-coding genes within it:
- a CDS encoding GNAT family N-acetyltransferase; this encodes MAAVASDTIGFKTHFTNLKGDEIPGEIYCEINKAALPSGYQMTAQALDRVVGTLFCYEDRRAEELFVTELENFTKDEADCLKGVGTALIDGAVMLSCTLGCQGRVSLYSKEKAVGFYAKLGFLFECRSIWQPKYHELKPLLNNLKMKGFLSAKDEDLSDFLWRTVDKVRSIASKELHTPSEKVTNSDLRQWINDMETKGSEPRINRNAKIIEILRSKVKDFSVLTDGSMTLTDEGIARAMGRFDCYERIEPMKTKGSP